The window TGGAAGAGTATCGGGAACTTCATGATGGTCTGTAACGATTACATCAATACCGTTTCTTTGTGCAGAGATGATTTCCTGATGATTCATTATCCCGCAGTCTACAGTGATCAAAAGCTTGGTCCCAAGGCTACTGATTTTCTCCAGTGCCTCAGAGTTCAGCCCATACCCTTCAGACAACCTGTGAGGGATATAGTAAGACACATGGGTGTTTACCTTTCGGAGGAAAGTTATCAGTACTGCTACAGATGTAATGCCGTCCACATCATAATCACCATAAATAACTATCTTTTCATTTTCAATTATTGATTTAGTAATCCGTTCCAGTGCCTTTTCCATGTCCTTCATCATTAGGGGGGGATGGAGATGAGATAAACTTGGGAAGAGGAATTGATGTGCCTGTTCAACGTCCTTTATCCCTCTGTTTATAAGTAATTGAGAGGTAATTGGCGAGATGTTTAGCTCTCGGGATAAAAGCCTCTGAGTCTCTTTATCCGGTTCTTTAACACACCACCTTTTTTTCACCTGAAAATGCACCTATCCTGTCATTGCGAGCCCGCCAGAGGCAGGCAAAGCAATCCATCCTTTTCAACAGCACACTTAAGTGTGCTGTTGCAGAATCGCTTGCTATGGCGAACTTCTCGTAAAAATATTTTCCCCCCTCACCCTAACCCTCTCCCACAAGGGGAGAGGGAAGCAACTTTTATCTCTCTCCCACTTGATTGGATGAACACCAGCTTCTTTCCCCTCCCTTGATGGGAGGGGATGAAGGGAAGGGTGTTAAGCATTAACAAAATCGCTTTAACCCACAGTATTCTTCTATGGGCTCGAAATGCTTATCGTTGTGGAGGAGCGGAATGTCATTTTCAATGGCAACCGACGCTATCATGCAATCTATGGGCTGACTAACAGTTATACCTTTTCGGCGAAGTAGTCGGTATATCTCGGCTGAGCGTAAAAAAGTTTTGTATTCCATCGGGAGGAAAATCAGGGAATTGAACAGGTCTCTTGTCTTTCTGAACTATATTATCATGGAAATGATGTGTATATCAAGATAAAATAATTTTTCGTTATCCCAACTATATGCCCCTTTGGTCCGGCTCAGCCGGATTGCCAATAATTACCTTCTAACTTATTTATATTACTTAACATATTTGAGAACCGTCCCTGTTAATACCTGGCTCAACAAAAACCTCACAAGGATTGCCCATAAAACGTAGAATAGTAAAAAAGGAAAAGGGGGCAGTTTTATTTCTTTAATAGCATTTTGTTTATAGCTGCCATTGAAATAGAAACATCAAAATAAAATACTACTTTTTTGCCTTTTATTTCACATTCCATCATATCGCACATAATTCCTGATGGAGAAGATAAAACAGACTGTTTTTTTACTTTAGCCCCTAATGAACGTAAAAGCACATACTCCTCTCCAACAGAAATTACCTTAAACGGTGATTCTAAAGAAGTTCCATCTCCACTACTCGCAATTGATGCGATTAAACCACGAGCTGCAAATTCATGATTTATGCTTTCTCTAAACTGCCATCTGTCTCTCAAAATAAAAGAGCAAATCATATGGATTTCAGCGTCAAACGGGTATTGTTTTAGCCATTCATATGACGCTTCCAGAGCTTCATTGATTTTTTCATTTTGTAACAGTTCAAAAATTTTCTCCCGTTTCTCATTATTTTCCCAGTTTGGGCTGTAATTGTCAGATTTTGCATATTCCATACGCAAATTTGTAAACTGGGCTAAATCAAATTCTTTCCCGAAAGCAGATTGAAAGTGTAATGTGAATGATAGAATAATGATGGTAAATAGAATATGTTTCTTCATTTTTTTGTCCTTGTAAATTTTAAAGAGTTACCTAATTACTGAGCATTAACAACCGTCCCGTTAATACCTATTTTGCTCCTATTCTTTTAATAAATTCGGCACCGAAGTTTATAAAGGCTTTACCAATATCGGAACAGAAATCTAAAAATTCATATGCTTGTGTTTGGTCTTTTTCCAAATCAACTGTATAAGGTATCCCAAATATTTTGCGAACGACAATGTCATAAACGATCTCATCGGCAAGTTGAAAGCGCATTTTTTGAACACTTCCTACAGTATTTTTTAATTTTGTACACTTTTTTTTGCCCTTTTTTTCCTTAATTATGTCGTGAAGGGCATTGCGGGTTAATTTCGATTCATTTCTATCATTGTAATGAAATGATATATTATGTCTAATTTTGAGAAAATAATCTTCCCATGTTTTATCTCTACCATCCAGGCACCCACACAGCTTATCAAATCTTTCTTTTCCATGCTGAGACATTCTGTTTACAATTAGTAAGAGCCTAGAATCTTTTCTGATTTCGTCAATAATTTTCAGTCCTTCTTCAATATGTCCGATTTGTTGCCTAATAAAGTACATGCGTGCGCCCCAGATATATCTGGTTGTTTTGACTTCTTTATTCATGTATTTGCCCAGGCAAGTGTTTGCAAGAGAAATATCATTACATGCCATCATTAACTGTGGTATTATTGTTGCTAACTGTTCATCAAGATTTAACTTTTCTAAATCTATGTAAAAAATTCTATAACCTCCCACTGCTACCTCTTATTTCACCTGTTTACCCTTCAGTATCTTGCGCTTTAAAGCCTATATTCCCTCTTGCACTTCGGCTTTTGTAATAACCTTTTTTCTGTCCATCACATTGATAAGGACCTCCGTTATCAGCATTTCTGACACTAGAAGGTCTTCGGTGCTAACGATTTCTCAAATGTCTAATTTCTCTGCGATGGGTTACCTCTTTCCGAAAGGCTTGGGTAAAGCCGAAGTCGGGCACTGTCTTGGACTCACGCCCCTTACGTCCCGAAGTGGAAGATAATCAGAGCTTCCATTCGCCTACACTTGAGGTAATAGACCCTGCCTCTTTAATAATAACGTCTTAGAAACACCGAAAAGTGCTTTAATTTTTCGTGTTTCAATGTCAAATAGATGCCCGCTTTTAAGTTCACGCCACAGTCCAGAAAAATTACGTGCTAAACTGACGCGATACCTTACCTCATTAAACGGGCTTACTTGGGCTACAATGTGTTTATTATCAGGTGTCCAATTAACAGTCACCAAGTGGCCGTTCGTCTGACGTAATCTGACCCCGTTATCGTACAGGATAGGTATATTATCGAACTCCACTAGGGGGTAATGTGTCGATGCTCCGTAGCGAATATAGGACCTGATCACGTCAAAGTCGTCGCGGACAGCAAAATTATCTCCATGTACTTTAGTCATGTAATTGAAGGCGATCTTCGCTACACACCGAAGTAGAGCCTTATCGATTGTTGTTTGGATATTAACAGACAGTTTCTTACCATTCACTGCAGGCGGCTCATTAATACCTTGCTCCTTAACCTTAATTCTACGGGTTTCTAGTACTCCAATCAGTCTTGACTTTGTCTCCTCAGAGTCGTATATAATTTGTCCACCTTTTGAAGGCTCAGCATCAGCTTGTAGGGGCTTCGAAAGATCTGAGAGATCCGACTCGCTGACGTATATTAGTCCCTGTCCTGACTTGCGGGCAAAACCAACCTGGGGAATTGGTAATACGCCCCCTTCGTCCTGCAATTCGAGAATCACACCATTCCAGTCACCCCCGACCTCTAATGTAAATTTTATCCGCTTATAGCGAAGGTGTTTAGCTGCTTTGGGCTGTTTAACTCGATAATTCAAGCGGCGTATGGCTTCGAGGCTTCCTTCGGCTAAAACTGGCTCAAGATGCCTTCCAAAATGATCATTGCAGTTAGCACAAACGCAATAACGCAACGTCAGGTTATTTTTAAAAGTGCCAAGAAGTTCAGGAATAACATGTTCTTTGTTGAATGAGCCTAGATTATATTCATTCAAACAATATATACATTTCCTCACTAGCAAATTTTTAGGCTGTTTATCTTTATTTTCCAGGTATTACTTCTCCTTACCCCATGTAATTTTAGAAATCGAGAAGGGTTCGTTGTTTTATTATCTTATCCCCCCACAACCCCAACCCCTCTTCCTCGCTTCCCTCTCATACTTCCTGAATTTATCGAGATACTTTTACCAATCAATCCCTTGTTCTCGTAAATAATCTTGAGCACTTCCATCACCTAATCTGGCTGCTCTTTTATAATCTCTGAATGCTTCTATTCGTTTGCCTAATTCTTTATAAGCACTTCCACGAAGGTAATAAAGAAAGCCTTCCAGATGGTTTAGTTCTATGGCTTTGGTATAGTCAGCTATAGCCTGGTTGTAGTTGCCTAAACCTTCATAAGCCAACCCACGAGTGCTATAAGCAAATGCATTTTTAGGGTCTAGTTCTATTGCCCTGGTGTAGTCAGCTATAGCCTGGTTGGAGT is drawn from Thermodesulfobacteriota bacterium and contains these coding sequences:
- a CDS encoding DUF4919 domain-containing protein — translated: MKKHILFTIIILSFTLHFQSAFGKEFDLAQFTNLRMEYAKSDNYSPNWENNEKREKIFELLQNEKINEALEASYEWLKQYPFDAEIHMICSFILRDRWQFRESINHEFAARGLIASIASSGDGTSLESPFKVISVGEEYVLLRSLGAKVKKQSVLSSPSGIMCDMMECEIKGKKVVFYFDVSISMAAINKMLLKK
- a CDS encoding PIN domain-containing protein, whose product is MFNSLIFLPMEYKTFLRSAEIYRLLRRKGITVSQPIDCMIASVAIENDIPLLHNDKHFEPIEEYCGLKRFC